The Solanum lycopersicum chromosome 6, SLM_r2.1 genome has a window encoding:
- the LOC543739 gene encoding Protein TAP1-like precursor, whose protein sequence is MAMKWLTLVLTLMVIFEGNLIMANLMEVKCIKHCMKDCKKVGIPSVSCLKFCPLQCVPPPPVLSSELRHCDARCILDRCLDYKNEDEKLEGCASKCKNNKDYC, encoded by the exons ATGGCAATGAAATGGCTGACCCTAGTGCTAACATTGATGGTCATATTTGAGGGGAATTTGATTATGGCTAATCTTATGGAGGTGAAATGTATAAAACATTGCATGAAAGATTGCAAAAAAGTTGGCATTCCCTCTGTTTCCTGCCTCAAATTCTGTCCACTTCAATGCGTTCCACCACCACCTGTGCTTTCATCTGAACTCCGCCATTGCGATGCTCGATGCATTCTTGATCGTTGTCTTGACTACAAGAATG AAGATGAGAAATTGGAAGGTTGTGCATCCAAATGCAAGAACAATAAAGATTACTGCTAA
- the LOC101245662 gene encoding probable glycosyltransferase At3g07620: MGIELQFQRLCCVHSVKKLLSIFGIVIAVVAVISQLVALPYENYISLLSNADGVGFKAETDLATDEKRSNVEVDLVLGFQKLGNSTYVEKRLNANSTTGFYLNVSIYSSLGRMRNGSGQILQLKLPAARPNGWENVIADTGNKSVSLSENEATSSNSNMLRAGINSKSRRPASISYMNSLVQQNSSISLVRSQWRSAREGELRYAKVQIENAPIINTIPEFHSSVFRNYSKFRRSYELMERVLKVYVYKEGEKPIFHHPYMRGIYASEGWFMKLMEKNKQFLVKDPKRAHLFYLPFSSLKLREALSKQNFTHQKDLENHLSNYIGRISRKYHFWNRSRGADHFFVACHDWALRLTRKNMETCVRVLCNSNIAGGFKIGKDVSLPVTYVRSAEDPLKDFGGNPPSARPVLAFFAGGIHGYLRPILLQHWSEKEPDMKIFGPMPRDPEGKAKYRDLMKSSKYCICARGYEVHTPRVVESIHSECVPVIISDNYVPPFFEVFDWESFSVFVLEKDVTDLRNILLSIPEEKYMKMQRRLKIVQQYFLWHRSPVRYDLFHMILHSIWYNRVLQVKSK, encoded by the exons ATGGGGATTGAACTTCAATTCCAAAGGTTATGCTGTGTTCATAGCGTCAAAAAATTGTTGTCAATTTTTGGAATTGTTATAGCTGTTGTTGCGGTGATATCGCAATTAGTGGCACTTCCATATGAGAATTACATATCTCTTCTATCAAATGCGGATGGAGTTGGGTTCAAAGCTGAAACTGATTTGGCCACTGATGAAAAGAGGAGTAATGTGGAAGTTGATTTAGTGTTAGGGTTTCAGAAATTGGGCAACAGTACTTATGTAGAAAAGAGATTGAATGCTAATTCAACTACAGGGTTTTATTTGAATGTAAGTATATATTCAAGTCTAGGGAGAATGAGGAATGGATCGGGTCAGATTTTGCAGCTTAAGCTACCTGCAGCTCGTCCAAATGGTTGGGAGAATGTGATTGCAGATACCGGTAATAAGTCGGTATCGTTATCGGAAAATGAGGCAACGAGTTCCAATTCTAATATGTTACGAGCTGGTATCAACAGTAAGAGTAGAAGACCAGCATCAATCTCCTACATGAACTCTTTAGTGCAGCAGAATTCTAGTATTAGTTTAGTG AGATCACAATGGCGTTCTGCACGTGAAGGGGAACTCCGATATGCAAAGGTTCAGATTGAAAATGCTCCAATAATAAATACCATTCCTGAATTTCATTCATCTGTCTTTCGAAATTATTCCAAGTTTAGGAG GAGCTATGAGCTGATGGAACGTGTCCTTAAAGTTTATGTTTATAAAGAAGGGGAAAAACCAATATTCCATCACCCGTATATGCGAGGTATTTACGCTTCTGAGGGGTGGTTCATGAAACTGATGGAGAAAAACAAACAGTTTCTTGTGAAAGATCCCAAAAGGGCTCACTTATTCTATTTGCCTTTTAGTTCTCTGAAGCTACGAGAAGCtctatcaaaacaaaattttactcATCAGAAAGATTTGGAAAATCATCTGAGCAATTACATTGGAAGAATTTCTAGAAAATATCATTTCTGGAATAGAAGCAGAGGAGCTGATCATTTTTTTGTTGCTTGTCATGATTGG GCACTCCGACTCACGAGGAAGAACATGGAAACCTGTGTTAGAGTCCTCTGCAATTCAAATATAGCTGGAGGCTTCAAGATAGGGAAGGATGTCTCTCTGCCAGTAACCTATGTTCGTTCAGCTGAAGACCCGCTCAAAGATTTCGGAGGAAATCCTCCTTCAGCAAGACCTGTGCTTGCCTTTTTTGCTGGAGGTATTCATGGTTATCTCCGTCCTATATTATTGCAACATTGGAGTGAGAAAGAACCTGATATGAAGATTTTTGGGCCTATGCCTCGTGATCCTGAGGGTAAAGCAAAATATAGGGATCTTATGAAAAGCAGCAAATATTGCATCTGTGCAAGGGGTTACGAAGTCCATACCCCAAGAGTTGTGGAGTCCATACACTCTGAGTGTGTACCTGTGATCATATCAGATAATTATGTGCCTCCTTTCTTTGAAGTTTTCGACTGGGAATCATTTTCTGTCTTTGTTTTGGAGAAAGATGTTACAGACTTGAGAAACATTCTCCTTTCAATTCCTGAGGAGAAGTACATGAAGATGCAGCGTAGGCTGAAGATTGTTCAACAGTATTTCCTTTGGCACAGAAGTCCTGTAAGGTACGACTTGTTTCACATGATCCTTCACTCAATTTGGTATAACCGAGTACTTCAGGTAAAATCTAAATAA
- the LOC101250812 gene encoding myricetin 7/4'-O-methyltransferase 2-like, giving the protein MASNNNICAYELIEAEAQSWDYILSYLRPSCIKCAIQLGIPDILHKNADPIMSLSDLIAALPNLNPSKTTFIPILMRVLVDFGLFNYHQQQGDGYSLTTVGRLLVENHHFGNRSFFLFAQHPVVLNTAASVGDWLKDDLRTAFETADGKSHWDYCGADPEFNGVFNDAMAGDSRLMSNLLISDCCAGVFEGLTSLVDIGGGTGAVAMAIAGAFPSLKCIVLDLPHVIADRKGSGNLEFVAGSMFDKIPHANAILLKWILHNWDDEDCVKLLKKCKESISSRENGGKVIIIDMIMEDNYNNKQLVQSQHLMDLIMRITYASKERTEKEWEKLFLEAGFSGYKIITSLGLRSLIEIYP; this is encoded by the exons ATGGCCAGTAACAACAATATTTGTGCTTATGAGCTAATAGAAGCTGAAGCTCAAAGTTGGGattatattttgagttattTGCGTCcttcatgtataaaatgtgcaATTCAATTGGGAATTCCAGATATCCTTCACAAAAATGCCGATCCGATCATGTCTCTTTCTGATCTTATTGCCGCTTTGCCAAATTTGAATCCTTCAAAAACTACATTTATCCCCATTTTAATGCGAGTTTtagttgattttggccttttcaactatcaccaACAACAAGGAGACGGCTATTCGCTCACTACTGTTGGCCGTCTCCTCGTTGAAAATCACCACTTTGGTAACAGGTCATTTTTCCTTTTCGCCCAACATCCCGTTGTGCTGAACACGGCTGCTTCTGTCGGCGATTGGTTAAAGGACGATCTCCGCACCGCCTTTGAAACAGCGGATGGAAAATCCCATTGGGATTATTGCGGTGCAGATCCGGAGTTTAATGGTGTTTTCAATGATGCTATGGCTGGCGATTCGAGATTGATGTCTAATTTGTTGATTTCTGATTGTTGTGCCGGTGTATTTGAAGGCTTGACGTCATTGGTGGACATCGGAGGTGGCACCGGTGCCGTGGCGATGGCTATCGCCGGAGCTTTTCCGAGCTTGAAATGTATTGTGCTTGATCTCCCTCATGTTATTGCTGATCGAAAGGGATCTGGAAATTTGGAGTTTGTTGCTGGGAGTATGTTTGATAAAATTCCTCATGCCAACGCAATCTTACTCAAG TGGATTTTGCATAATTGGGATGATGAAGATTGTGTGAAGTTACTGAAGAAATGTAAAGAGTCAATTTCGAGTAGAGAAAATGGAGGGAAGGTGATAATCATTGACATGATAATGGaagataattataacaataagcAACTTGTTCAATCACAACACTTGATGGACTTAATAATGAGGATTACTTATGCTTCAAAAGAGAGGACTGAAAAAGAATGGGAAAAACTCTTTTTGGAGGCTGGTTTTAGTGGGTATAAAATAATAACCTCTCTTGGATTAAGGtctttaattgaaatttatccttaa
- the LOC101251390 gene encoding myricetin 7/4'-O-methyltransferase 2-like, which translates to MANKKNNMYANELIEAEALSWDYILTYLRPPCIRCAIQLGIPDILHKSAHPIMSLSDLIAALPNVNPSKTTFIPILMRVLVDLGLFNYHPQQGDGYSLTSVGRLFVESDPSNKRSIFTFLIQFEIVDSMSDWLRNDLPTAFETAHGKSIWDYCSGESEYSGVFNDAMASDSKLISNLLISDCCSGVFEGLTSLVDVGGGTGTVAMAIAGAFPSLKCTVLDLPHAIGDRKGTQNLEFVAGNMFDKIPHANAILLKWILHDWNDEDCVKILKKCKESIPSKENGGKVIIIDIVMEDNCSNNEQLVQSQHLMDLLVRITYDSKERSNKEWEKLFLDAGFSGYKIITSLGLRSLMEVYP; encoded by the exons ATGGCCAATAAGAAGAACAACATGTATGCTAATGAGCTAATAGAAGCTGAAGCTCTAAGTTGGGATTACATTTTGACCTATTTGCGTCCTCCATGTATAAGATGCGCAATTCAATTAGGAATTCCTGATATCCTTCACAAAAGTGCCCATCCAATCATGTCACTCTCTGACCTCATTGCTGCTTTGCCAAATGTAAATCCTTCAAAAACTACCTTTATCCCCATTTTAATGCGAGTTTTAGTTGATTTGGGGCTTTTCAACTACCACCCACAACAGGGAGACGGCTATTCGCTCACCAGCGTTGGCCGTCTCTTTGTGGAAAGTGACCCTTCTAACAAGAGGTCAATTTTCACTTTCTTAATACAGTTCGAAATAGTTGATTCCATGAGCGATTGGTTACGAAACGATCTCCCCACTGCCTTTGAAACGGCACATGGGAAATCCATTTGGGATTATTGCTCTGGAGAGTCAGAATATAGTGGTGTTTTTAATGATGCAATGGCTAGTGATTCCAAATTGATCTCCAATTTGTTGATTTCTGATTGCTGTAGCGGTGTTTTTGAGGGATTAACTTCGTTGGTGGACGTTGGAGGTGGAACCGGCACCGTAGCAATGGCTATTGCCGGAGCTTTTCCGAGCTTGAAATGTACTGTGCTTGATCTCCCTCATGCTATAGGTGATCGAAAGGGAACTCAAAATTTGGAGTTCGTTGCCGGCAATATGTTTGATAAAATTCCTCATGCTAACGCAATCTTACTCAAG TGGATTTTGCACGACTGGAATGATGAAGATTGTGTGAAGATACTGAAGAAATGCAAAGAATCGATTCCGAGTAAGGAAAATGGAGGAAAAGTGATCATCATAGACATAGTAATGGAGGACAATTGTAGCAATAATGAGCAGCTTGTTCAATCACAACATTTGATGGACTTATTAGTGAGGATTACTTATGATTCCAAAGAGAGAAGTAACAAGGAATGGGAAAAACTCTTCCTAGATGCTGGTTTTAGTGGATACAAAATAATAACCTCTCTTGGTTTAAGGTCTCTAATGGAAGTTTATCCTTAA
- the MAN2 gene encoding mannan endo-1,4-beta-mannosidase 2 precursor, which produces MAYFQRLISCIFVLFLLSLAFACEARVLLDENNANDQGFVRVNGAHFELNGSPFLFNGFNSYWLMHVAAEPSERYKVSEVLREASSAGLSVCRTWAFSDGGDRALQISPGVYDERVFQGLDFVISEAKKYGIRLILSFVNNYNDFGGKAQYVQWARNAGAQINGDDDFYTNYITKNYYKNHIKKVVTRFNTITGMTYKDDSTIMAWELMNEPRNQADYSGNTLNAWVQEMASFVKSLDNKHLLEIGMEGFYGDSVPERKSINPGYQVGTDFISNHLIKEIDFATIHAYTDQWLSGQSDDAQMIFMQKWMTSHWQDAKNILKKPLVLAEFGKSSRDPGYNQNIRDTFMSTIYRNIYSLAKDGGTMGGSLIWQLVAQGMENYEDGYCIELGKNPSTAGIITSQSHAMTALAHLVKI; this is translated from the exons atggcTTATTTTCAAAGACTAATTAGTTGTATTTTTGTGCTTTTCCTTTTGTCCTTAGCTTTTGCATGTGAAGCTAGggttttacttgatgaaaataatgcaaatgatcAAGGGTTTGTTAGAGTCAATGGTGCACATTTTGAACTCAATGGATCACCTTTTCTATTCAATGGTTTCAACTCTTACTGGCTAATGCATGTTGCTGCTGAGCCTAGTGAGAGGTACAAGGTCTCCGAGGTCCTTCGCGAAGCATCTTCTGCAGGGCTTTCTGTATGCCGTACTTGGGCTTTTAGTGATGGAGGTGATAGGGCATTACAAATTTCACCTGGTGTTTATGATGAACGTGTTTTTCAG GGTTTGGATTTTGTTATATCGGAGGCTAAGAAGTATGGAATTCGATTAATCTTGAGCTTTGTAAACAACTACAACGATTTTGGAGGGAAAGCTCAATATGTTCAATGGGCGCGAAATGCAGGAGCTCAGATAAATGGAGACGATGATTTCTACACTAATTATATTACCAAAAATTATTACAAGAATCACATTAAG AAAGTTGTTACAAGGTTCAATACCATTACTGGAATGACATATAAAGATGATTCAACTATCATGGCATGGGAACTCATGAATGAGCCTAGGAACCAAGCTGATTATTCAGGAAATACTCTTAAC gCATGGGTTCAAGAAATGGCAAGTTTTGTGAAATCACTTGATAACAAACATTTGCTGGAAATAGGAATGGAAGGATTTTATGGTGATTCAGTGCCAGAAAGGAAGTCAATTAATCCTGGCTATCAAGTTGGAACAGATTTTATTAGTAACCATTTGATCAAAGAGATTGATTTTGCCACTATTCATGCATACACTGACCAATG GTTATCTGGTCAAAGTGATGATGCTCAAATGATCTTCATGCAAAAATGGATGACAAGTCATTGGCAAGACGCAAAAAACATACTTAAAAAACCACTGGTTCTAGCTGAATTTGGCAAATCAAGTAGAGATCCAGGATATAATCAAAATATACGCGATACATTTATGAGCACgatatatagaaatatttataGTTTAGCAAAAGATGGAGGAACGATGGGAGGAAGTTTAATATGGCAGCTCGTTGCACAAGGCATGGAAAATTATGAAGATGGTTATTGTATTGAATTGGGAAAAAATCCATCCACTGCTGGAATTATTACAAGTCAGTCTCATGCCATGACAGCTTTGGCTCATTTGGTTAAGATTTAG
- the LOC138349157 gene encoding mannan endo-1,4-beta-mannosidase 5-like, with product MAYFSKALLCLLLLAIVTEARNINTKNVDFVRTRGAHFVLNGSPFLFNGFNSYWLMHVAAEPTERYKVSEVFKEASAAGLSVCRTWAFSDGGDAALQISPGVYDERVLQGLDFVVSEARKYGIRLILSFVNNYKDFGGRSQYAQWAKNAGIQNINSEDDFYTHPVLKDYYKNHVKKIVTRVNTMTRIAYRDDSTIMAWELINEPRCNADYSGRTVNGWVQEMASYVKSLDNKHLLEIGMEGFYGDSVPEKKQDNPGFQVGTDFISSHLIKEIDFATIHAYTDQWLPGQSDDAQATFMQRWMISHWQDSRTILKKPLVLAEFGKSSKDPGYNQNARDTFMSLVYRNVYNFAKAGGTMGGSLVWQLVAQGMDNFDDGYSIILAQNPSTAGLISGQSHAMTTLAHLVNGPNLGQLHGHHPLGVGHHPLGIGHHP from the exons ATGGCTTATTTTAGTAAAGCATTGCTCTGCCTCCTCCTACTAGCTATAGTCACAGAAGCTAGgaatataaatactaaaaatgtAGATTTTGTTAGAACAAGAGGTGCACATTTTGTACTAAATGGATCGCCTTTTCTGTTCAATGGTTTCAATTCTTATTGGCTAATGCATGTTGCTGCTGAGCCAACTGAGAGATACAAAGTCTCTGAGGTTTTCAAAGAAGCCTCTGCTGCTGGTCTCTCTGTATGCAGGACTTGGGCTTTTAGTGATGGTGGCGATGCAGCATTGCAAATTTCCCCTGGTGTCTATGATGAACGTGTTTTACAG GGATTGGATTTTGTGGTCTCGGAAGCAAGAAAGTATGGGATACGCTTAATATTGAGCTTTGTGAATAACTATAAAGATTTTGGAGGGAGAAGTCAATATGCTCAATGGGCGAAAAATGCAGGAATTCAGAATATCAACAGTGAAGATGATTTCTACACTCATCCAGTTCTTAAAGATTATTACAAGAATCATGTTAAGAAAATAGTGACAAGGGTCAATACAATGACTAGAATCGCATACAGAGATGACTCTACAATAATGGCGTGGGAACTTATCAATGAACCTCGCTGCAATGCTGATTATTCTGGAAGAACAGTTAAT GGATGGGTTCAAGAGATGGCAAGTTATGTGAAATCACTAGACAATAAGCACTTATTGGAGATAGGAATGGAAGGATTTTATGGCGATTCAGTGCCTGAAAAGAAACAAGATAATCCTGGTTTTCAAGTTGGCACAGATTTCATCAGTAGCCATCTTATTAAAGAGATTGATTTTGCTACTATACATGCATACACCGACCAATG GCTGCCTGGACAAAGTGACGATGCACAAGCAACATTCATGCAAAGATGGATGATAAGTCACTGGCAAGATTCAAGAACCATACTAAAGAAGCCATTGGTTCTCGCTGAATTTGGAAAGTCAAGCAAAGATCCAGGATACAATCAGAACGCAAGAGACACATTCATGAGTTTAGTTTACAGAAATGTGTACAATTTTGCGAAAGCAGGAGGGACGATGGGAGGGAGTTTAGTATGGCAGCTAGTGGCACAAGGCATGGACAATTTTGACGATGGTTACTCTATTATCTTGGCACAAAATCCTTCAACTGCAGGGCTAATTTCAGGGCAATCACATGCCATGACAACTTTGGCTCATTTGGTTAATGGCCCTAATTTGGGTCAGCTACATGG